The window TATTCTCGACAGGCCCGGCATCGAACAAAGCTGGGCACCGCTTTGGCGTATCTATTCACAGCGATGGGCAGATAACGGGGATTCCGCGGTATCCTTCCTCTGGAACCTTTACTGGCATGAGGCGCGAGGGGATTCGCTGATGTACGAGTTGTACCCCCTGCTCCGCTATCGCTCCACGCCACGCGAGGTCGATATGCACCTGCTCAAAGGCCTGTTCCGCTATCGCTCCGGCAGGGAGGGGAAATCGATCCGGCTTTTCTGGCTCCCCTTCGGGATAACCTGGGGGGCGTCGCATGCGACGACTTCTGAGGCACTGCCGGCTGGTCAGGGTACTCAACCATGAATTTTTTCGAACGTATCGGCAAAAAACTGATCCGCTTCCATGAGATCATCGGCGAAATGCTGATCCTTTTGGCGCAGACGTTCTATTTTTTCAAGGAAGCCCCCCGCAATATCCCGAGCATCACGACCCAGATGATGATCATCGGCTACGAGACCCTGCCGGTGGCCACGGTCATGGCGTTTTTCGTCGGGATGGTCCTTGCTCTGCAGACCGGGGTCGAGCTCAATAAATACGGCAGTCAGGATATCATCGGCGCCATTGTCGGGCATTCCATGGTGCGTGAACTCGGGCCGGTCATGACCAGTTTTCTCGTGGCCGGCAGGGCCGGGTCGGCCATGGCTGCCGAGATCGGTGTCATGAAGGTCTACGAGGAGATCGACGCTCTCAAGACCCTGGATATCAACCCGATCCGCTATCTTGCCATGCCCCGGCTGATCGCCTGCCTGCTCTGCGTGCCGGCACTGGTCATCTATTCCGACCTGATCGGGATCGTCGGCGGGGCAAT of the Geobacter sp. genome contains:
- a CDS encoding MlaE family lipid ABC transporter permease subunit encodes the protein MNFFERIGKKLIRFHEIIGEMLILLAQTFYFFKEAPRNIPSITTQMMIIGYETLPVATVMAFFVGMVLALQTGVELNKYGSQDIIGAIVGHSMVRELGPVMTSFLVAGRAGSAMAAEIGVMKVYEEIDALKTLDINPIRYLAMPRLIACLLCVPALVIYSDLIGIVGGAIISNLHPQIFVSYYTYYDSLTNALKLREIGTGLVKAVAFGGIISLVCCYVGFKTSGGARGIGVSTTRSVVLSFMLILVADYFLTRLLM